The DNA segment tttatccgctgctaaaaatagaaatacaaatgtGCTATTTCCTCTGGTTTGTGTAATGTTTGCTAAAAGCTgacagtgcccagctgtttgaGGAAATGATTTAGCCTTATTAAAACGTGGACCTCTAtgtttttgacttgtttttaaagatttacaccTTTAGGTTtagttggttttggtcttttcatgggatttttCCAACAATGAGAAAACTAAAGAATATCTCCACCCTTACCCTTTAAAttccttattattattttcttacttGGAAAATTTTTTAGTTGAGGCATTCCTCGGAAGCAGAGCTGCTCCGGAGACAAAAATAATCTCACTGTTTTTTTAGTTAAACCTCACTGGGTGGAGCAGTTTTCCATGAAtcggggttagggttaggagaaaTAAATACTCTCATTGGTTGAGAGATTCCTCACACCCATTACATCtaacattaaaaatgttcacatcacATGAAGTTTTTAATCCAGAGTCTTATAAGTTTCAGCCATGGCAACTGTTTTTGTGCTTTCCAGGTCAAAGACGGGATGTTCGACAAGGAGAAGTTCGACGACCTGTGCTGGATGATGACCATGAAAAAGAACTTCAAGGGGCTAAAAAAGGATGGACTGCTTTCAGAGAGAGACTGTTTCAAACTCTTTTGTTTATTCAACCTCCTGTCTGAGGACCGCTACCCGCTGGTGATGATTCAAGAGGAGGTAAAAGAGACAGATGTGGGCAGATGTGTCTCATTGTAGCATTTTGGGATTGTAATTTTCTTTTATGGTTGGATGTTTAAAACAGGATTGTGTGATATGATGATGAGAGAGACGTGAATTTAAGGATTTCATTGAGACCTAATTGATTAGGGGTTGGCTTGGTAGAATCAACAATATAGTTTATTTGATGGATTTTTTCAACTACGTGAATACAAAAGGGACATATTTGGagattaataatgaaataagtgCAAAACTTAATTTTCTTATTATTCACTAGGCAGATAAAGATGGATATAGGTTTTAGTGGCACAGGAACAGAAGgctttaataaaacacatgcaTTTGAGGCACTTTCACTGTGGTTGGGTGATTTCCAGAATTAAATATTATGATTTGTATCAGTGCTTATCAACTTTTTTGGCTTATGATCTtataaaatgaagcaatgtGTGCTTCTGAACCCGACATCAAAGGCTCTGGCCTTGGTATGCAGGTCAGACAAAAAGTGaattttttcccctcttcccAACTTTCAGTCGAGGGATTGTAGACATGAAGAATGATAAGAATTTGGTATAAAACAACTATAGAAAAGTAGtcgggggggaaaaaaaggacttttGTACAAGCTTGCCTTTTCTTATCCCTTAAATCATCTGGCGACCATTCTGCTTTTTCCCTTGTGGACCCATGAAGGGACCCGAGCGTCGACTGGCTGGGAACCACTGCTCTATATAAACCAAGCTTGTGTCTAGAGCTGCAACGTCTAGTCGATTGACAGGAAATAATCTGCAATTACTGTGATAATTGATGAATCACTGTAgtcatttttaagcaaaaaaagagaaacatttctcAGATGTGAagtatttgatgtttttctttatgaTACATGAGAGCACACTGAAGATCTTTGCTTATGGGAAACTATACTGGACATTTTCACAAAGCTATTAATCTACAAATTCAGAAAATAATTTGCTAATGAATCATCAATGAAAATATGTGGTAGTTGCAGCCCTTCTTGTATCCCAGCAGTCAGATCTCTTGACATTTTTtcacagtagaaaaaaaagtgcaagtTAGTAAGTTAATGAGGCTCTTCCTTCCTGTGCTTCCTCCATAATGCTTTTGGTTTCCTGTAGACACAGGCAAAAATAAACCGCTTTTGTCCTATCTGCACAGTAGCTACCCCTCTAAAGCTAAATGTTTGAGACATACACTGACACAATATGTCAGCATACTGTTGCTATCAGAAAATTAAACCCTTATCTCTCTGATTATATTCACTGTGAATGTTTGATCTTTTCTGCTCTCAGGTGGAATATCTACTCAAGAAAATCTCCACAGCAATGAACCAGGAGTGGGATGGGAGACCCTTTGAGGACTTAATATCCGAGGATGCTGTAGCACGGGAAGAGGGCATGTCTGTGTGGGCCTTCCTGGAGCACATGGGTGCAAGCAGGCTGCTGAGGGTCACCAGTCCTGAGGCCTTCAGTCTGGCACTGAACGAGGTCTATCTGGAGATGTACCAAAATGTCCTGAAGAGTGTGAGTCTTTAGTTTGTTACCTCTCTGCCTTTTTGTAGCCTTTCTTGTTTGCTGCTTTCTTGTCATGCATATGTTTCTCTGTTCTTTAAATCTCCGGTTCGCAGGGCTACATGTGGAAAAAAGGGCACGTACGCAGGAACTGGACTGAGCGCTGGTTTGTGCTGAAGCCCTCCTCCATAGCTTATTACATCAGCGAGGACCTCAAAGACAAGAAAGGGGAGATCAAGCTGGATAAGACCTGTGTCGTAGAGGTTGGTGAGGGAATGTTCATTCAGTTTtgcatgtttatgtttgtaCTGTATGGAGAAGGTGAGAAATCAGGAACAGGTTTATTGCCAAGAAATTTGCCTTGGTGTTGTGgtgcataataataaaacataaaaagtaaGACTACCAAAAAGTgacataaatgtataaatacagtttttacaattaaaaaactaaatatcatGAACATAGTGGTGAAATGAGCTGTTGTGCCAGATATTGAAGCCCTTTACAGTGCCATAAATCCCCTGATTCTTCCATTTATGATAGAttataactaaactaaactaaactatataAGATGTGCTGTATTATCTAAATctgatttcctcctttttctatTTCAGCCTGTtccagacagagaggggaaacGCTGCTTGTTTTGTGTGAAAACCCCAAACAAAACCTATGAGATGAGTGCGTCAGACCAGAGACAGAAGGTCGAGTGGACTCAAGGTGCGTTGGTGTGTACAAGTAGCAACACGCTTGTAAACGTGGCACAAAGTTAAACTGCATTGGTTTATTTGTGCGTGTGGTCACTTGTGTGTTGTGCTTGTAGGAATTTTACGATTCTTGTTTATGATATTATGGTTTATTTATGGGTTACaagcaccaaaacaaaaatccaatGGATGTTAAATTGTCATGTGCTTTTTGGTGACATTTTTGTTGCATGATCATTGGTTTTGGACATTGTGTTTTCCATCTCCCACATCACTTGTGAACAGGGTTGAAGGTtaatttggaaatgtaataggttacagatgacTAGTTACCCTATaagaaatgtaataagtaatgtaaatatttcaattacttaatcaaagtaatacatttgattacttttcttatttatcttattatcttaagttcaggtgtttttcatggatactgacatgatttataagggagatcatttcttataaagcaacatttatctctcatttgaaaatgtattcaatagTTCATGTAGATGAtggaatttaaaataaagttgtttttaataaaaaattcaaaagtctggcatggacTTAATTAGTACTGTGACacatttaagcccatgtcatgatttatttacaaaatattaaaaactgttttcaaagaattaaaaacagcaatatatgtattcagcatgttcaatgttaaaaatgaagaaaaaaccctcctgagcaaaatcttaaaggtctgacttcagatatAACTCCCTTTGTAATTAACACCATTTTCATAACTAACTggaatttaattacacatttttctcagtaactgtcacagattacagttacatttattttgtaattgaatTACATAAGCTCTCTAGCTTGTCAGCTTATCAGTGTGTTAACTGCtgcctggctttttttttgtttttttttatttcttgatAAAGGCAAAGTTTCtataatctttttttatcaTGGTAACCACCACTACTTGTTCCATTTATAGCAAAACGTTTGTGGTTACCAAGCACTTTcacttccttctgtttgttgtGTTACTTACAAAATTGAGCTGCAAGTAACTTTAGTCCAGTGAGATCATTTTCAGTAAAAATGAAGCAGTTGATAattgctttgatttgtcttttgATCATTAGAAGAAATGTCCTTTGCGATTTCCCAGGGTCCGATGtgaaaaatgattgattatcaaaactttggggattgatttttttttgattgactTGTTTTAGCACTAGATCAAAGTGAAAGGCCTTTTCCTATAGGGGACATAGCATGCATATATccaggtttatatttatattctacgGCTCTATACTGGAATACTGTTGCAtgatttacaatttaaaaaactcCCTGTTtatctttatgcagcccctcagtttaggattctgtctctttaaggaccCCCTCCTAATGAGCACACTATAttactcaaaatgtcatcttCACAAATACATCTGTGCATGTTCAAGCCTGAATATGATCCGAAATATGCGAGTCGACAACACGAACACCCAATGTAGCAACCGTAGCAACAGCCTTAGCAAGAGAGGCTACATAACGAACCACTGCTTCTGGGCATGCATCAACAATCAGATAACAGTTTGATGGTTAAATAGAGATAACTTTAGAGAGATAACTTTAGAGAGATAACTTTGCATACAAAGACATCCAGCATTATAACTGTCTTGAAAACATATTATAGAGCATCCTTTATTGGCAATTTCCCTTTATTTTAAGGATGGTGGAGACTATGGAACCACCAAGGAATAATTctctttcattcataaaaataaagaaaaatgggCCATATCAGTATCTATCTGGTTTTTATTCTTAATCCAATCAAACAATCTTGTACTGAAAtatctctgcatgtgtgtgtctgtgtgtgtgttgtatttccAGGCATCCAGACAGCCCTCCGTCTCCAGAACGAGGGCAAGTCCTCACTTCACCACGAACTCAAACTGAAGAGACGGGTCCAACGGGAACACAGCCAACGGGAGCGCAGCcggagcagctgcagcagtcgGAGCAGCCAATCGGATGAATTTGCTATCCAAGAGATGGAAAGgttggagaaagagaaagacagacaggatcAAGAGATAGAAACCATCATCCAGGTAAAAGAGGATGGGACTCAACAACATAGGAAAAAAACATcccaaaattaaaaatacaattgacCATATTTGTGCAATCtgatgctgctgtgctgttAAAGATGTAGTTACCTCTCCTGCCACGTCTCAGCTCTGCACATAGAGTAAATACAAAGTGTCTGTGTCTTCTTGCAGCAAGCACGTGAATTGGAAACCCAgcgaagggagaaagaggagaaagagaggaagaagcagCGGGAGGTGCAGATGGAGTTGGAGAGACAGCTGCGAGAGGCCGAGATGGTACGATAAAGTTTGCCAGATGACAAAATTTATTTACGGTTTCCTGAAATGGGATAAAGAATCCATCCCGTTGGCTTTGATTCCAGCGGCAAAATGTTGGCATTATAAAATTCAGCCTTAACCCTCAGtgatttttagtgtttttagtgGAAATGAGTAATGTCATTCCTGGAAAAGGTGATTTAGGAAAAGGCAAGTTCTTTCCATtcagttggtgtgtgtgtgtgtgtgcgtgtgtgtgcgcgtgcatgtgtgtgtgtgtattctccCAGTTGAGAGACAGCATGCAGGCTGAGATGCAGGAGAGGGCACGGGAGGCCGAGCAACAGAAGAAAAGGATCCAGGAGTTGGAGATGACGCAAAGTAAACTGGAAGCTGCTCTCCACATGGAGATCCAGGCtcgacaggaggaggagagggtcaGGCAGGAACTGgagaggtaacacacacacacacagtcatacacacacacacacacacacacacacaatatcacCCTATAATCAAACCAAACTGTAAAGAGATTCATAGTTTACTCTCTTCTTTAGGGTGCTGCAGGCTGAAGacgagaagaagaagcagttcCAGCTCCTTCAGGAGCAGCAGAGCCTCAGCCCCACACAGGACCCCTCAGATGACAGTATGAAGGATGATGATGCCCCCTCGGCCCTCCACTCGGCCTCTCAGGAACTCCAGGATCTGCGTGCATCTCGCCAGAGGAGCCACCGACGCCTGGAGGTGAGAAAGAGGCAGTGAATTAGAGCAAGCAGCATGAGGTACTATactatttgttttatatgatgTAAAAACGGTTTGGTCTTCTCACTCCAGGAGGTACAGGAGAAGCTGAGGAATGCAAGTCAACACGTCCGGCACTGGAACGTCCAGCTGAACCGCCTGATGACGCCCATCAGTCCTGGAGGTGCAGTATACTCTCTGTCTTGTTTATTTGGGTCTGATCTGAAAGGGCAAGATTGTGacttaacatttatttattaattcatttgaaGGAGAGAACCACTTTTAGTCTGTAGTTTCCCACAGCTAAGTGGatcattttagcatcttttagctcattgttgtAGTATTAAAGTCTGGTTTGATTCATCCTCTGTGCTTCCATGAaacattgctttgttttttaattatgttgTTGGAGTAACTAAAAATATGAATCCAGTTTATGATCACTAGAGGTATTTGGGATAATCATTTTtctatttgaatatttaaaataatgattcatgtttatttaaaaaaaaagtaaacagcaCAGTTAAGGAGTAGTTAAGTATGTGCTTGTCTATGTTGACTCACTATACACATATTGAAACTAGCATTCAGAGAGTGCCAAAGATACATTATCCCATCATTTGCTTTTAATACAATACTATGAAATATTTTTCAACATGCATCTGGATCCAGATCTGCAtcaaaacacagacatgttaacccttacatactgttcctATTCTGCATCCTTGCAGTATGTTTGTcgaagaatcccctcataaaattttgaaccacagatatATTTATAAAGCATCAATAGCCTGTATGTCTGATGTGTAAATAatatgtgattaaaccttgattaatgtttcagagagaagagagagtgtattttttaggtttttcaCTACTcgtttttggagaaaaaacacctactatcacccattatcatgtcctattttacccaAGACATGGAAacataatactaataataataatcttattTAAAAGTGAACATTACAAGAGCTTTATGGatctgtggggtttattgtataactgTAACACCCATCAGTcgatatattatattcatattaactattaatttaacattaactAATATTTAACCAAtaaacaaacactttaaaacatcatAAACTGCACACTGGGGAACGAGTCATCAATGACCTGATCCGATCACTCAAACCAGTTGCTGAGGTGATCTGGGACACATTTGACCACAAACCTTTTCTTGTATAAATGCTGATGGACATGTACGTGGATGGAGTAATCTGAATTGTTGGAATAGCCCGTACATGTATATTCGTTTTTCATACATTTCTCTTAGCTCTTAGCCTTTTGACCTTTTAGCAATAGTGACGCAGGCACAGAGACACATAATAGAGACAGTTGTGAGCGGTAGTGTGTCTCAGCTGTCCACATGTGATCGGATCACCTGAGACGTTAACAGAATAAACAGGGCCTAAGTCTTGCTGCCATAACCTCAGTCACTGTAAATGGCAGCTCAGATACCTTTATAGTCCTATGACCCCTCCAGCCATGAGAATTTTGATATTTCCCCATAGTgaggcagggggggggggggggtaaacaTAATTCCTGTGAGAACTTCATGCACTGAGTGGATGAGGTGGGTGAAAGTGGTTATTTTGCAACATTTCAGGTACTTTCAGGTGCCTGTCTCTGTGGCAACCTGGGCAAATATGGTGGGAACACAGCTGGTTCTCGTGACAGTGTCAAGGTCCCCCATGAATTCTGTCACCACTGTCCcttaaaaaatatacacatgtaCAGTTTCAAGATTCCCTAAAACCACAATTGTCCTTGATTTTTCCTTCACTCTGGTGAATCTAAAAGCTATGCCAAAACATACAGTTCAagtttgacccagaacagcatCAATGAATACAAAAGTACAACATTTCTGTGCATTTTCAAATTAtcgaacagtatgtaagggttaagttaTGCGATTTTTTTCCAATTCAAGTAAGTGAATCAGTTCATGAGAAGTTACTGAATactagataataaataatgtcaaATCTTGCTATGTATAAAAAAACTTTCTAACTATGCACCAAATTTAGTTCAACTGTTTCATTTATAAAGCTTTTAAACTATGCAGCTAAGACAGTAACAGTGAACCAACACCATAATCAGTTTATGGAGATTATTTAGTACAGCCATTTTTTGAAGAAGTTGTGCCCATGAATCAGTGAATATAaagttcaaatgtttttttgttgtttttttgtagaaCGATTGGAAAGTCGCCTGTCATCAAAAAGCACGTGTCCAAAACAGGAAGGCGCTCTGGCCAGTAACGAGTTTATCACTAAACTCAAGATAAGAACCGATCGGAGCAGCGAGACACCTGAGAACAACGAGACACTCGAGGAGCAGGTGGAAGCCCCAAACCTGTCAGATGGGTCGGATGAATCGCTTGAAAAATCCAACGGACAAATATGATCACCAGGTTGACGGTttggggggagaggaggggggggggggggggcaattgTCAAATTGACAAGTTCAACAATGAGTTGTGTAAGATGAGCattgtgttgtatttatattttgagATGCACACTAAGATGGACACCTGTGATGACAAGCACGTTGTAATGCAGGattgaatgaaaacacatttgaatcaACTGAGATTTACAGTTTTgtacaataaaatgtatgtgttaATAATGTGACTTCATGCCATGATGTTTGTGATTTTCTTCCTCCACACTTCATTAACAACTCCCTGAAAGATTCCCTTATTAACTTACCTTCCATGTCAGTCTACTCTGCTCTAGACCAGCCTGTAGGTCCATCTAAAGACCTGCAGGTGGTGCTAGTATTCAGTTTCTAGAGTATGAGGTTCTATTTATCACATCTTCTTCTCTTGATCTCCTCTTCCACAGGTTGTTAGTCCGCTCTCCAGTTCATTATGTCTGATTGTAACGGGTCAGTGGATGTTCGACACCCACCACAGGCAGCTGTAGATGAATCTACTTTTGTCATTGTGGTCTTTGGTCTCATTATCTGTAGAGTTTTATATGCTGTATACTTTCGATCAGGGGGTTTCAAAGTCTGAAACTGTGGGCCTCCCCTCAGACAAAGCTTGGAAAAAGCCCCCCCCTCTCACATTCCCTTAGTTTACTTCCTTAGTTTCACTCAATTCCTGGATGTCAATGGGATcatgattatgttatttgatctCACAGACACTTAACAATGGAGCCAAGATTGCCTGATAATGCTGTTTCACATACTTCACATTACAcctaatacataaaaaaaagtcagtctgAAGAAACATATATTAGTTTCTGACTCTGGgaaagttgtaaaaaaaaaaaaacagtgaaattcCTCAAAACTCCTGTATCTCTCAACTATTACTACATTACATATATTTAGGCTATTCTACATGACTAATATAAtaactaatgtaatatttttcactttcagtCACTGAGCCTCCCCTGATATTATTTGGAGCTATTTTGAAGAGGCCTGCCTCCCACTGGGAAAACCTCTGCTTTATATTGACttgcattaaaatcattttagaGATAGAAAGGCTTCTTTGAACAAATACTCAGTGGCTCGGGCT comes from the Scomber japonicus isolate fScoJap1 chromosome 23, fScoJap1.pri, whole genome shotgun sequence genome and includes:
- the LOC128385303 gene encoding differentially expressed in FDCP 6-like — protein: MDLKSELLKSIWYAFTSLDVEKCGKVSKSQLKVLSHHLYTVLNIPLDPVTLEEHFQDDDDGPVSNHGYMPYLNKYILDKVKDGMFDKEKFDDLCWMMTMKKNFKGLKKDGLLSERDCFKLFCLFNLLSEDRYPLVMIQEEVEYLLKKISTAMNQEWDGRPFEDLISEDAVAREEGMSVWAFLEHMGASRLLRVTSPEAFSLALNEVYLEMYQNVLKSGYMWKKGHVRRNWTERWFVLKPSSIAYYISEDLKDKKGEIKLDKTCVVEPVPDREGKRCLFCVKTPNKTYEMSASDQRQKVEWTQGIQTALRLQNEGKSSLHHELKLKRRVQREHSQRERSRSSCSSRSSQSDEFAIQEMERLEKEKDRQDQEIETIIQQARELETQRREKEEKERKKQREVQMELERQLREAEMLRDSMQAEMQERAREAEQQKKRIQELEMTQSKLEAALHMEIQARQEEERVRQELERVLQAEDEKKKQFQLLQEQQSLSPTQDPSDDSMKDDDAPSALHSASQELQDLRASRQRSHRRLEEVQEKLRNASQHVRHWNVQLNRLMTPISPGERLESRLSSKSTCPKQEGALASNEFITKLKIRTDRSSETPENNETLEEQVEAPNLSDGSDESLEKSNGQI